From the Peromyscus eremicus unplaced genomic scaffold, PerEre_H2_v1 PerEre#2#unplaced_499, whole genome shotgun sequence genome, one window contains:
- the LOC131901847 gene encoding elongin-A3 member D-like, whose product MEAASSSAEALLELQRHLCTETEPSKLYQTLQKLSSLPKLRDTLAEMNFEQTMELLRKEQLLVPFAKDLAAIWSERSQLEPHPEPDRGDFAFALSLMTLRPRNCPEDKPREPQLAAQKRVPVAKPRGSREEPWRFQVAKAISSESGAGGKTPGHWMEEGAPADPLEACLNSHSSPPSSALQLQLTGCKGRGKSTRKAEEALSPGAKVPLGKSPSCQDPNDPGVLAGHPLAQEASSLQDGFPLGGLEHSSLHTDQDSLPWVRRTHFKTPVYSGRAPARLLQNSQPGRLAEPLDCPWKTRCQDTAEESEPWQQGEESRHQTQTHRGKAMHTKTASATILQLQESPELRLQALRARLQGAQAKKPGGRQTKMIAFQAQGSRLCPGQQAESAARGAASSEMSSRQEASAQRPPRRAPCNKSQPKKRPAPLMAKVLRDYKKKLSRR is encoded by the exons ATGGAGGCCGCCTCCTCCAGCGCAGAAGCCCTGCTGGAGCTGCAGCGGCACCTGTGCACggagacagagccaagcaagCTCTACCAAACCCTCCAGAAACTCTCTTCCCTGCCCAAGCTCCGTGACACCCTGGCAGAGATGAACTTCGAGCAGACCATGgagctcttgaggaaagagcagctcCTGGTCCCCTTCGCCAAGGACTTAGCGGCCATTTGGTCAGAGAGGTCCCAGTTGGAGCCCCATCCTGAGCCGGACCGGGGGGACTTTGCCTTCGCCTTGAGCCTGATGACGTTGCGGCCCAGAAACTGTCCAGAAGACAAGCCCC GGGAGCCACAGCTAGCTGCACAGAAGCGGGTGCCTGTGGCAAAGCCCCGAGGAAGTAGAGAGGAGCCCTGGCGCTTCCAAGTGGCCAAGGCCATCTCCAGCGAGTCAGGTGCTGGGGGAAAGACTCCAGGCCACTGGATGGAGGAAGGGGCCCCAGCTGATCCTTTGGAGGCCTGCCTCAACTctcacagctctcctccttcctctgctctgcagctgcagctgacTGGGTGCAAGGGGAGGGGAAAAAGCACCCGGAAAGCTGAGGAGGCCCTCAGCcctggagccaaggtgccccttGGCAAGTCTCCGAGTTGCCAAGATCCCAACGACCCTGGCGTCCTCGCTGGGCATCCCCTTGcacaagaggcttccagtctccaAGATGGCTTCCCGCTGGGTGGCCTGGAGCACTCTTCCTTGCACACTGACCAAGACTCCCTGCCTTGGGTGCGCAGGACCCACTTCAAGACGCCAGTCTATTCGGGTCGTGCACCTGCCAGGCTCCTGCAGAACTCGCAGCCAGGGCGCCTTGCTGAGCCCCTTGACTGCCCCTGGAAAACTCGCTGCCAAGACACAGCGGAAGAAAGTGAGCCCTGGCAGCAAGGGGAGGAGTCCCgtcaccagacacagacacacaggggcaAGGCAATGCACACCAAGACTGCCAGCGCCACAATCCTCCAGCTGCAGGAGTCTCCTGAGCTGAGGCTGCAAGCTCTGAGAGCCCGCCTCCAAGGCGCGCAAGCCAAGAAGCCTGGAGGCCGCCAAACCAAGATGATAGCCTTCCAGGCTCAAGGTTCAAGACTCtgcccaggccagcaggcagagtcTGCAGCCCGAGGGGCCGCCTCCTCCGAAATGAGCAGCCGCCAGGAGGCCTCTGCCCAGCGCCCGCCACGGAGGGCTCCCTGCAACAAGAGCCAGCCTAAGAAGAGACCTGCCCCGCTCATGGCCAAGGTCCTCAGGGATTACAAGAAGAAGCTCTCTCGGAGGTGA